One genomic window of Vulgatibacter sp. includes the following:
- a CDS encoding ABC transporter ATP-binding protein has product MKISETIRKQLKDSFAQVPRTLALVWRSSPRTTLVLGGLTLVAAGLPPLIAWVGKMIVDAVVAGSTEETLRWVLIELGVVAVQALVQRSLALIRQTLGARLALDVNVMILEKAQTLELRHFEDPEFYDQLTRARREASSRPISVVTEIFQLAQNVLTLAGYAALLLQFSGWAVLVLLLAAVPATVAEMRFSSMAFRLRNWRAPESRKLFYLEYALANDAHAKEIRLFELGPALLQRYKELGEKLYVEDTALAHRRARWAYGLSLIGTVAFYGCYVVLALGAAAGRITLGNLTLYLVAFRQGQQAFLSILTAIGGMYEDNLYMSNLFRYMGIDTAEGGAAPRLALVPSEGERGLRFDRVGFRYPGAEGWAIRDVDLFIPAGQSVALVGENGAGKTTLIKLLTRLYEPTEGRVLLDGRDVREWDPEALRRRIGVVFQDFNRYQLSLRENVGVGSIAHVADDVRLQRAIERGGAAEVVAEMQGGLDTQLGRWFHQGVELSGGQWQKVALARAFMREEADILVLDEPTAALDAEAEAAVFHRFRELAEGRTTLVISHRFPTVRTADRILVLERGRIVEEGTHDELVARPTRYARLFELQAEGYR; this is encoded by the coding sequence GTGAAGATCTCCGAGACCATCCGCAAGCAGCTCAAGGACAGCTTCGCCCAGGTGCCCCGCACCCTGGCGCTGGTGTGGCGCTCCTCGCCGCGGACCACCCTCGTCCTCGGCGGCCTCACCCTCGTGGCCGCGGGCCTGCCGCCGCTCATCGCCTGGGTGGGCAAGATGATCGTCGACGCGGTGGTGGCGGGCTCCACCGAGGAGACGCTGCGTTGGGTGCTGATCGAGCTGGGCGTGGTGGCGGTGCAGGCGCTGGTGCAGCGCAGCCTCGCCCTCATCCGCCAGACGCTCGGCGCCCGCCTCGCCCTCGACGTCAACGTGATGATCCTCGAGAAGGCGCAGACGCTGGAGCTGCGCCACTTCGAGGATCCCGAGTTCTACGACCAGCTCACCAGGGCCAGGCGCGAGGCCTCGTCCCGGCCGATCTCCGTGGTCACCGAGATCTTCCAGCTCGCCCAGAACGTGCTCACCCTCGCAGGCTATGCGGCGCTGCTGCTCCAGTTCAGCGGCTGGGCGGTGCTGGTGCTCCTCCTCGCTGCGGTCCCCGCCACCGTGGCCGAGATGCGCTTCTCCTCGATGGCCTTCCGTCTGCGCAACTGGCGGGCGCCGGAGAGCCGCAAGCTCTTCTACCTGGAATACGCGCTGGCCAACGACGCCCACGCCAAGGAGATCCGCCTCTTCGAGCTCGGGCCCGCGCTGCTGCAGCGCTACAAGGAGCTCGGCGAGAAGCTCTACGTGGAGGACACGGCGCTGGCCCACCGCCGCGCCCGCTGGGCCTACGGGCTCTCGCTCATCGGCACCGTGGCCTTCTACGGCTGCTACGTGGTGCTGGCGCTGGGCGCCGCTGCGGGCCGGATCACCCTGGGCAACCTCACCCTCTACCTGGTGGCGTTCCGGCAGGGGCAGCAGGCCTTCCTCTCCATCCTCACCGCGATCGGCGGCATGTACGAGGACAACCTCTACATGTCGAACCTCTTCCGCTACATGGGGATCGACACCGCCGAGGGGGGCGCTGCGCCGCGGCTCGCGCTGGTGCCGAGCGAGGGCGAGCGGGGCCTGCGCTTCGATCGCGTGGGCTTCCGCTACCCCGGCGCCGAGGGCTGGGCGATCCGGGACGTCGATCTCTTCATCCCCGCCGGGCAGAGCGTGGCGCTGGTGGGCGAGAACGGCGCCGGCAAGACCACGCTGATCAAGCTGCTCACCCGGCTCTACGAGCCCACCGAGGGGCGGGTGCTCCTCGACGGCCGCGACGTGCGCGAGTGGGATCCCGAGGCGCTGCGGCGGCGGATCGGCGTGGTCTTCCAGGACTTCAACCGCTACCAGCTCTCGCTCCGCGAGAACGTCGGCGTGGGCAGCATCGCGCACGTCGCCGACGACGTGCGGCTGCAGCGGGCGATCGAGCGGGGCGGCGCCGCCGAGGTGGTGGCGGAGATGCAGGGCGGCCTCGACACCCAGCTCGGCCGCTGGTTCCACCAGGGCGTCGAGCTCTCCGGCGGCCAGTGGCAGAAGGTGGCGCTGGCCCGGGCCTTCATGCGCGAGGAGGCCGACATCCTCGTCCTCGACGAGCCCACCGCCGCCCTCGACGCGGAGGCCGAGGCCGCGGTCTTCCACCGCTTCCGCGAGCTGGCGGAGGGGCGGACGACGCTGGTCATCTCCCACCGCTTTCCCACCGTGCGCACCGCCGACAGGATCCTCGTGCTCGAGCGGGGGCGCATCGTCGAGGAGGGCACCCACGACGAGCTGGTGGCCAGGCCCACGCGCTACGCGCGCCTCTTCGAGCTGCAGGCCGAGGGCTACCGCTGA
- a CDS encoding M64 family metallopeptidase → MLRSLCLALVLLCPAAALAAPGWVAHFTGNGTIEDPRTGAAIELPLERRVHVALLAEGYTQADLDAGRFDRDVERWMAEVLAVEPYATYRQALVVWKLPVASAERIRAGVGDTALRLPVRADRRGVDMEAIRADGETAARIWAALRRLPHAPARFFPPGGRTSRLAKDVVAHVLVLDPRKGQRGLSGVALPMIDPERRGRRVAVAIGHDLAHEFSHAFARLQDEYMEDCCGPRGAEPVAGGSSSAQLANVVKGNACETLPWRHLLAGGAINPSGEGLVGAFGFGEVGYHPELKCLLNGAHDNRAFYGGDGWLRTPTRLCNFCREVTALRFFERTGVLEDSTRSLQIWEREFRAPFFARYGFDVPGEVPQRTSDGRAWFQACEQAPAAAVTRR, encoded by the coding sequence ATGCTCCGCTCCCTTTGCCTCGCGCTCGTCCTGCTCTGCCCCGCCGCCGCGCTGGCGGCGCCGGGCTGGGTGGCCCACTTCACCGGCAACGGCACGATCGAGGACCCGCGCACCGGCGCGGCGATCGAGCTGCCGCTGGAGCGCCGGGTCCACGTGGCGCTGCTGGCAGAGGGCTACACGCAGGCCGATCTCGACGCGGGCCGCTTCGACCGGGACGTCGAGCGCTGGATGGCCGAGGTGCTCGCGGTGGAGCCCTACGCGACCTACCGCCAGGCGCTGGTGGTGTGGAAGCTGCCGGTGGCGTCGGCGGAGCGGATCCGGGCCGGCGTCGGCGACACCGCGCTGCGGCTCCCCGTGCGCGCAGACCGCCGCGGCGTCGACATGGAAGCGATCCGCGCCGACGGCGAGACGGCCGCGCGCATCTGGGCGGCGCTGCGGCGGCTGCCCCACGCGCCTGCCCGCTTCTTCCCGCCCGGCGGCCGCACCTCGCGGCTGGCGAAGGACGTGGTCGCCCACGTGCTCGTCCTCGATCCGCGGAAGGGGCAGCGCGGGCTCTCGGGCGTAGCCCTGCCGATGATCGATCCCGAGCGGCGGGGGCGCCGGGTGGCGGTCGCCATCGGCCACGACCTCGCCCACGAGTTCAGCCACGCCTTCGCCAGGCTGCAGGACGAGTACATGGAGGATTGCTGCGGGCCCCGCGGGGCGGAGCCGGTCGCGGGCGGATCCTCCTCCGCGCAACTCGCCAACGTGGTCAAGGGCAACGCCTGCGAGACGCTGCCGTGGCGCCACCTGCTCGCTGGCGGCGCGATCAACCCGTCGGGCGAGGGGCTGGTCGGCGCCTTCGGCTTCGGGGAGGTGGGCTACCATCCCGAGCTCAAATGCCTGCTCAACGGCGCCCACGACAACCGCGCCTTCTACGGCGGCGACGGCTGGCTCCGCACGCCGACGCGGCTCTGCAACTTCTGCCGCGAGGTGACCGCGCTGCGCTTCTTCGAGCGCACCGGCGTGCTCGAGGACAGCACGCGCTCGCTGCAGATCTGGGAGCGGGAGTTCCGCGCGCCCTTCTTCGCCCGCTACGGCTTCGACGTTCCCGGCGAGGTGCCGCAGCGCACCAGCGACGGCAGAGCGTGGTTCCAGGCCTGCGAGCAGGCGCCTGCAGCTGCGGTGACGCGGCGGTAA